The Temnothorax longispinosus isolate EJ_2023e chromosome 4, Tlon_JGU_v1, whole genome shotgun sequence genome has a window encoding:
- the LOC139811057 gene encoding uncharacterized protein produces the protein MQVEEESMVRDEYPIPDEVKKEGNVEETAPTEETDHDDDVDEEMNYAVDEEHSDDISEYLEDDVYPEADVYVGMKALEDELDHLQTALDHLERKNDDIHAQLTELLQSNREARKQFQESLQVEGQQSK, from the exons ATGCAGGTGGAAGAAGAAAGTATGGTCAGAGACGAGTATCCGATTCCGGACGAGGTAAAAAAGGAAGGGAACGTGGAAGAAACGGCGCCGACCGAGGAAACTgaccacgacgacgacgtcgacgaggAGATGAACTATGCCGTGGACGAGGAACACTCCGATGACATTTCCGAGTATCTCGAGGATGATGTCTATCCCGAGGCGGATGTATATGTTG GTATGAAGGCGTTGGAGGACGAGTTGGATCATCTGCAGACCGCTCTGGATCATTTGGAAAGGAAGAACGACGATATACACGCACAGCTGACCGAATTGCTGCAATCTAATCGTGAAGCTAGAAAACAGTTTCAGGAATCGCTGCAAGTTGAAGGGCAACAATCAAAGTGA